The window TCGTTGAAATTGTTCCGTAATCAGCTGAGttcgttttaaatatatgtaagaGAGCAAAGTACCACTCTGCAacactaagaaaaaaaaaatttgaccGGACGAGACGGAGTCGAGAGTTCCAATTTTCTAGAGCAGTTGCCTACACTACGGCCGCGGGCAAAATTTGGCCCACAAGAGGATTTTAAACGGCCAGCCACCAATCAGAAAAAGTGAATTTCCGTCTATAGCGAACCGTCGATGGATTTTAATACTGTGAGTGTAGTAGAAATTATAGTTTGCTGCGCTGACGTGACTATTAGTTAGAGgttatatttgaaataacagTTCGAATACTTCTCATAtgatacttattaaaatataaaagtatacagGATTAATAAAATGTCTGGAACCCCCTTGTTAaaattgtaacggctcacactagaaaaactaaactttgcacaactctatgTCATATTTACGAAGTATTTTTTGAGCATAATTGCTATTTTGTTGAACACTGGCCCTCACATCAGTATGGCAAGACAGTGATGGTATTGAAGCTAATAAGCCTctgataaaaaagtaaacacaagTGATTAATTGGTACACTCGGCAAAGTCTTAACTTGTGGAATATAGTTCTTCTGCCTTCAACAGATCCCAATAACCCTTTTAACTTTTGCTATTTGCtagatttgatttttaaacacatatttgttttgcttttcgttttctattttaatgttttaaaaatgagaagtAACTGATTAGTGCTGAAAACTTCATAACATAGGTCAATTATGCCTACGCTGTAAGAAGTTAATTCTTACTTCTAAAACTTTCAATTAGCCGCCATTTTGTGTTGAGTTAAGACAGTGATatctagtttttgtttttaattttcttttatcaggACCTTCAAAATGAGAGGTCTTTCAACGGGcattaccattttatatttttaggtgcCCCCAAAATCCCCCGTATTGGGTTAGTGATCGAAGtagtaattatgcccaaaaagtactTCATGAGAGTTCTAGTATTAGCTATTACAATATTAACAGGGGATCTCCAGACTTATTATTAATCctgtattttaattacatactgGCAACATCAAACTGCCCAATGTCTTAAAACATAAGAGTTCTAGAATTAGTTTCTCACGCTATTTTTAACGAGCAATTGGTTCACTGAGATAAGGCCAGAAATTGCACTCGCATCAAATAAGGAAGGAAAGAAAGTAGGGACCCAATTATACACTAAAGTCTATAAAAGCACTAGGTTAGGCAACGAATTCCTTCTTCCGCTGCGCACAGTGTTCCTTTTAGCGATCTGTCGGAACCACTGTAACAGGTCGTTTGTACTGTGTACTCGTCTGTCCCGAGAACACCCGTTATAATTACAGGTGCAAATCTTTTTTTAAAGCTGTTCTCGGAAAAAGTTTCTCGGAATCTTTGACAGTAAATGGAACAGGAACAGTTTTAGCGTTACTATGTAAACTACATCAGTGTATTACAAAACAGTTACTGGGAGTATCGGGTACAAgccataagaaataataaaatagttatttatttttaataagtagacTATTTGCGAATGTTAGAAAGGTGTTCACAAGTCGAAAAGCTAGCAATGATGCAAGTTGTTCAAATGTAAAAGTGAAATAAAGAAGTTATTAACAAAATCAACTAGAGAGTAATAATGTCTacaatcaatactattttaattattactgtatattttgtttatgcaAATATCGATTGCTACAAAAAGCCGTAATAAGAGGGGgagaaaatttgaatttattaattattgtgtacATTTTATATCCAAACAAGAGTTAAGACAGTATATTTAATACTATGTTTCATAGTATATTGTGTTCAAAAGaattaataatcaataatgaaAAGCCTACTCAGAAATTAAGATCTAGCCCCTCCCacaatcaaacaaaaatactgtacacGATCACGTGTCTATCGCTAAATTTAGCCTAGATGAGTAATTTATATACTTACCCCCCATTCAAAGGCCGTAAGACCAACTCTCGGGTTTCGTGATCTGCGTCATCCGTTGTGGAGTTGTTTGGCACAAAAAAGTTGGTAACGAGTACCACGTCGACCCATTCTGACCCATCTATTACAACGCCTTGAGCTGATTCCGTTTCAAATCCTTCGGTTTCCAAATCGCAATGTATTTCGACAGAACCGTTTCCCAAATTTATCGTATTACAGCGGAAATTGCTGACACAGTCTTCAGAGCCACAAGAATCGGATCGGCTGCAACCCGATGGGGAAGGGAATTTCAGAGGTCGACATTTCCCGTCTCTGGTGATCCTTATTTCGTCCTTGATCAGGAAGCATTCATAGTTTCCATCAAATCTGATAGCTGCTTTCAAATTGAATTCGCAGAATTTTAAGTAGTACTTTTCCGGTGCCTTCCGAACGCAGTGAAAACGATTTTTCGGGTGTAGCTCATAACCGCCGTTACATAAACATTCGTTCGGAGACACACATACTCCGTTCCGGCAAGGCTGGTCACACACAGGAATACAAAAGTTCGGATTTGACTCGTCATTCATGAAGCCATCAAAGCAAGTGCAAGTATCCGGAGCGGTGCAACTTCCAAAGAGACAAGCCTCTGTGCAATTCGGTGCGCAAACGTGGGGATCAGAGGTTTCGGTGAAGCCTTGAAAACACTCGCACTGGTCAGGAGCTTTGCACACTCCGTTGGAGCAAGGAGGGGAACATTTCGCGTTACAGATGTGGGGTATCGTGTCATCCCGTTCGTAACCTTCCTCACACACGCACTCCACCCCCGTGTCCCCGAGACATTGGCTGTTGACGCAAGCTTCGCACACGTCATAACACGTGCTGTTGCTGTTGTTGATCAGTTGATGGCCCGGCAGACAGACGCAGGTATCGGGCTCCTCACACACGGAGTTGATGCAGGGTGGTTCGCATACAGGCTTACACCTAATGGGCAGAGCCCCCACTCGTCTGTAGCCGTCGCAGCATTGTGCTCGTTTCACAGGCACTGTGTACGTCTAGAACAACATTAACAATCAAGATCGCTTCTACTGCCGTGTTAGAAATATTATCTCTTCTTTAAAGGTTCTCTTCATTTCTATCTAGAAATTTAGTATGAATAGACATGCATACAAAACCTATAAGTATTGTTGTAGACTGGTAAAGAATTCAAATTGTTCAGTGTTATCACACCACAAGTAAGCTTACGAACTAAAATACAGGGTGGCTCATATGTCAGTTTCCTCataaattgagatattttgtttcgatagattggtaacaatgttaagttggcagcaacacggagtaagttcattgttgtctgttccagtggctagtgtaaagtgaccCTCTTTGCATATGTTATTTGTATgtctgtgtttttaaaatgtttataacccAACAATGAGTTTACATtcttcagttgtggtggaagcataataaaggtactgctataataattgaacAATTTAGTCGTAAATATCCAGGTGTTACGATACCCTCTCAAAagtatatgcggaagttaaataagacattttaaaatacagaaagcGTTTTAAATGCTTCGAAGTGTGATCATCCGCGAtcaatttgcaacgaagaaaacttgaagacagttgctcaagcttttgtacCCAGTTCCGGTAAATCGACTggtaaggcatctgctgaactagaaatatcaagaagaagcgtgcaatgaatgttaaagcaattaaaatttaagccataaCGTCCACCTTTACTCCAAGCGCTTCACGAGGATGATTCCgataggcgattggaattctgtgagacaataattatccgctcagaggctgatccaaatttcttgcgatcGATTTTGCGGTGAGGTGAGGCATGCTTCTAACTAAATGGACGCGTTACtcggcataactgcgtgtactggtcggatgtaaatcctcataacgttCTCCAAGCAGAACAcaatgtgcctggtgttatgatatggggaggtatttcgagtactgcacagattggtccttattttcttcaaagaaatgttaactcagaaagttacttacggttgctgcaagaagtagtagttctcaagctcagaaacaatcctgttttcaatatgcattcgctcatctggcaacaagatggtgccccaacacatttcggtatccaagttggagattttttaaataacacatttaattaatagattggtcgccgtggtacaatcgattggcctgcgCGCTCAATAGACCTGACCCCATGTGATTTTCcactgtggggtattataaaggaCACTGTGTATGTTTCAAAAACGCAAAATCTTGacgaactcagaaacctaattagaagtgcatttgaacttgttaataacgataaGTCTTTATTGCTAAAAACTTGTGATTATATTCTCAGTCGTTATATGAAGCGTATACAAAATTAAGGTGGACATTTCaaacaactgctataacattcTATGGTAGTATATAAGAAATGtcatataatgaattttatataagttttttgcctaaaaatgatttattcaattaacctataacgcCTTCAAATTTCTCTTCTGGGAAAACTGACGTATGCACCACCCTGTAgtattatagtaaaaaacaaactaatataacctactaaaatatgaaattagcatcaaatccaaaaaaaaaaaatgtgaactgtcaataaatatgtaatagacATAAATCAGCTATGGTGGGTATTGTTGATTCGATGTGAGTGTTGAATTTAagttagctccagtttaccttcgtCTTACGTTCAGCATCTGAaacctgatgctgttgcagacttgactcccggaatttggagtcatgttatTCTGAAGGGATCCATCTAAAATattcggtgacgaagaacgaaaACGCTCAAAACCAACCCCACGCATCGTTTCGACAGTCTGctacagcatcagatttcagttGTTGCacctaaaaggaaggtgaactggagctaaattcaacattcgcatCAAATCTTTTatagtttagaaacaaattaaacctttttttcagcaacacaaatttgtaaacaatacatGGTATCAAACAACAAGTGATTTTCAAGGCCGACAGCAAACATCTAGttaggtaaaaattattttacaaacatgtacACTGAATTCAAGGAATTTCTTTagttatcaaacatttttaatctacCACACTGTCTCAAAATATTCTAGAATACATTTTGTACAGTTGCTTATTCCTTTAATGTTATtgcagtgttttatttaaactactaAACTGTAATTAAACTAGATTTTTACAACCAGTCTGTTAGTTGCCAGAATGAAATATAGGATTACTAAATTTTGAAATCTCTATTTAAGGAAGcaaactttaaataagtaattgtttCAATTTTACAGCATTCATAACGGGATAAATCTAGTGATAAAAATGAACATATTCTTAGTTCTTAAGCTTACGCGACCGGTGCCATAACTAACATCAAAGTGTTATAGTTTACAccgaaacattgtttacacagacaaataattcaaatattttggcGTCGCTCCAAAATAGTCATTTTAGTCATTAGATAATTAACCGTATTCATTAGATAATAGTCACAGTCGTCTGTAAAGGCAAGTAGAAGCGGCAGACCTTCGTCGTGATTGGTTGAAGCATAACCAACTACCGACCAATTATGATCAATATGACTTCCCTATCTCCTGACAACTTTTAGACTTGGTATGAAACAGTTGCTCAGTTTTGGGCTAGCTTGAAGGGTAGCGCTAGTTGTCTAAAAGTTGCCAACCTGTGACAGGGAAGCCATAATGATCATAACTGGTTAGAAATTGGTTAAGCTTTAAATTAATCATGATAAAGCTACACTTTTCAACTCCTCTATACAAACCACTATTGCCAGTTTCTGTTACCATTAACATGTGTTTACTGGTGATGACTATCCACAGCGAGGGTGAAATGTTTCAAGAAGATAACTGTGTACACAATGTTTCGAAGCTGTATGAACCGGAAGACTTTCATGTAGGTTACAACACATTATTCATGATAACCTACTAAGATTGTTActaatgtaatttatgtaatagaatattaaaaagctatttaaatagCGTGTATTTCAGTTAATGCTTACAACTATCAATCGTAATTGTACATACCTCATTTCTCCAGATTAATGTCTCTCTATCTATTACATATCGTTGATTGGTAACCCTGCAAATTTGAACGTATTTCACTACCTTAAATaaggttaattattttttttactttattttccaatatctcattaacattttagataatcaagagAGCAGTGCCTGTAAGAATTTATACACAGagtgttttagaagaattttgctGATAGGAATTGTGTGAACTTTCATAATTTGGTATCAATGAAATGATCTTGTGTGAAGCTCAAGTACTTCTTTGGAATCCAATGTCATACTTCATATAGTTGTTTTGGATGGAATCCATTGGAAATGAAAGCAAACTGCCATTTAAAATTCAtagaattatgtaaatttatgtgCTGGTATCTTAAActggattttgttatttttaaacacagagaatacaaaattacatgagttaaaacaaaaactatacaacTATATACAAATACAGCATCACCTATAAACAACATCGTGTTATGTGAGATAATTTCCTAAAATACTAGGGTGTATCGAATATAAACGAGACTGGTTGTATAAATAATTCCGAAGAAATCATTGACCTACGTTAGGTTGATGTGCTGGTAGCCTGAACTGTTATGGAGAGGGGAAACGTCGTCAAACCTCTTGGATCCctttactataaaacaaattatgagtAATCATGAAGCGCATGTCTTTCTGGAGCAGTGGATTATAATCCAGTTTTTGCCTAAGTAAGGGGTAAGCCCTACATTTTGGAGTGATTACGGGTACAATACCTTGTCAAGAACCCATATTTTTACTTGGCACAAAGAACTTTCTGAAGAGCGTAGAAAGGTTGAGATTAAGAACCGCAATCGTCCAAGAATGAGTGTTAATGAGGTCAACTTTGAGGTAGTCTAAAATCTCATAGGGTAAAATCGACgcgtaatttaaataaaaatgcacaatGTTATTAATAAGTACTAGATGCCACATAATTATAACTTCTAAGTAAACTGACTCAGCAGTTGGTTAGTAGTGACATTATTCTGCACGACAGTGACAGACCATGCGTGGCTAATGCCAAGAGGCAGGAATTGGTTGCATTAGGATGGGAAAAAACTGGAGTATCTACCATGTAGCCAAGGCTTGTCACTTTGTGACTCATCTTTTTGGATTCCTCAAAGCAGAACATAAACACCAGAGTTTCGAGGAAGCGGTGGAGGCGTTTCTGCTCCAATGGGAAAGAGAACGCCAAAGGAGTTTTACGATTATGGAATAAACAGCTCCCAATCAGATGGGGAAATGTATTTCGAGCGtgggaaaatattattaaaaataaaatatgttcacaaTGTTAGTCAAATAAATTGATATTCCTTTTAATCACTTTAGTTTATATTTGATACACCCcgtatttctaatatattttatacattcaggTTACACATCTTTGGGTAGTGAAATTGGGCTGATAAGGTTAGCGTGCGATACGCTGGTAATTAGTAGTGTATTTCTCCTTTTaagatattgatatttaattCGACAAgtgttaaattgttattaaaaataattaaccgtGCAACATAATGACAAGATTTCACCTAAAGGATCTTAGTGATGAGATAACAATGTTGTATTGAGGAAATTTTGACTTCACTGTTTACAGGTATATACTATATTTAACGtatggatttttttatattagttccaaatatatttatacacaaagtTGTGTCCATGATTTTTCACCATTAAAAAGAATTTCAAACCAGAACTTGaagtttaaatatgaaaaatatattaata of the Homalodisca vitripennis isolate AUS2020 chromosome X, UT_GWSS_2.1, whole genome shotgun sequence genome contains:
- the LOC124368981 gene encoding cell death abnormality protein 1-like: MLWLLLFSVRVIVADVPGVCFVNIMVTNQRYVIDRETLIWRNETYTVPVKRAQCCDGYRRVGALPIRCKPVCEPPCINSVCEEPDTCVCLPGHQLINNSNSTCYDVCEACVNSQCLGDTGVECVCEEGYERDDTIPHICNAKCSPPCSNGVCKAPDQCECFQGFTETSDPHVCAPNCTEACLFGSCTAPDTCTCFDGFMNDESNPNFCIPVCDQPCRNGVCVSPNECLCNGGYELHPKNRFHCVRKAPEKYYLKFCEFNLKAAIRFDGNYECFLIKDEIRITRDGKCRPLKFPSPSGCSRSDSCGSEDCVSNFRCNTINLGNGSVEIHCDLETEGFETESAQGVVIDGSEWVDVVLVTNFFVPNNSTTDDADHETRELVLRPLNGGPVCGPMHYGVKICERDGSQLNLFTMTRINIALAVIFLLLVGAGTGGFLWLRYRKQHDPLNYREDNMRGCYQNQSFLDQVGELVPDDESHQEFALL